From Virgibacillus natechei, the proteins below share one genomic window:
- a CDS encoding glycosyltransferase, with the protein MNKKICFLLSEHPFLDARIFKKEAKSLLKQGYRVTMIVPRKDGYLFDVDGTIFYDNYRSTEFIHEGINIITYEQIYPEKEIKKLHHNLRSGNFTRFSDPLTQLGIAQKADFYHAHEFYSLYSGIGIKRALSSKGKHCKLIYDSHELEPDPLVHQPQRTKNIKQQMLAYMLKELDYVITVSESIKSWYLDLDPQLPIEVIHNSPPLAFEYESIQLNKQELLIAYEGVMNHKRGNFNKLMNILDICDKKFDLKVKIIGGSKKDHSLFIPPHLENKVYFTGWVSYDLIPEAMKDVDLGWVDLDAVHSLNNRFAMPNKFFSYLNNGVPVLVNQCTEMERFIQTYKCGYVVNRLQATAEDYFQALLFLHSNRSKIHEMSVNARDVMETQFSWEHMEKRLFAIYDRLGKDMGNA; encoded by the coding sequence ATGAATAAAAAAATTTGTTTTTTACTATCGGAACATCCCTTTTTAGATGCGCGCATTTTTAAAAAAGAAGCTAAAAGTTTGTTAAAACAAGGTTATCGGGTAACAATGATAGTACCTAGAAAAGACGGATACCTGTTTGATGTGGATGGTACTATTTTTTATGATAATTATCGATCGACAGAATTTATACATGAGGGAATTAACATCATTACGTATGAACAGATCTATCCTGAAAAAGAGATCAAAAAACTTCATCATAATCTCCGCTCTGGAAATTTCACTCGTTTTTCTGACCCACTAACACAGTTAGGTATCGCACAAAAAGCTGATTTCTATCATGCCCATGAGTTTTATTCGCTCTATTCTGGCATTGGAATTAAACGTGCCCTTTCTTCAAAGGGAAAACACTGCAAATTAATTTATGATAGCCATGAATTAGAACCCGATCCCTTGGTTCATCAACCTCAACGAACCAAAAATATAAAACAGCAGATGCTCGCGTATATGTTAAAAGAATTAGACTATGTCATTACAGTATCGGAATCGATTAAATCATGGTATTTAGATTTAGATCCACAGCTCCCTATAGAAGTAATTCACAATTCTCCTCCATTAGCTTTCGAATATGAATCAATACAGCTGAATAAACAAGAACTTCTTATTGCCTATGAAGGTGTGATGAATCATAAAAGAGGAAATTTTAATAAGTTGATGAACATATTAGATATATGCGATAAAAAATTTGATCTAAAAGTCAAAATTATCGGGGGATCCAAAAAAGATCATAGCCTTTTTATTCCTCCCCACTTAGAAAATAAAGTCTATTTTACCGGATGGGTAAGCTATGACTTGATTCCCGAAGCCATGAAGGACGTTGATTTAGGATGGGTAGATTTAGACGCTGTTCATTCCCTGAATAACCGTTTCGCTATGCCGAATAAGTTCTTTAGTTATTTAAATAATGGCGTTCCTGTTTTAGTAAATCAATGCACAGAAATGGAAAGATTTATTCAAACTTATAAATGCGGATATGTTGTCAATAGGTTACAAGCCACTGCCGAGGATTATTTTCAAGCCCTCCTTTTTCTTCATTCCAACAGAAGTAAAATCCATGAAATGAGTGTAAATGCACGAGATGTAATGGAAACCCAGTTCAGTTGGGAACACATGGAAAAGAGGCTATTTGCTATATATGACCGATTAGGCAAAGACATGGGTAATGCTTAA
- the wecB gene encoding non-hydrolyzing UDP-N-acetylglucosamine 2-epimerase produces MKILTIVGARPQFIKTGMLSKTLKLNSEIEEVIVHTGQHYDDNMSTIFFKQLNLQNPDYYLGVGSGSHGKQTAKMLEELENVMVSVDPDIVLVYGDTNSTLAGSLAASKLHIPIAHVESGLRSFNKKMPEEINRIITDHLSDWLFCPSDAAVKNLRKEGIDKGVYQTGDIMYDAVSYFKPYAVQQSSILQDLSLVENRYYLATIHRAENTDDPQRLKSILEALQQLEMEVVIPIHPRTKSKIKQFRLMNSISYPPIKLVEPLNYFDMLTIASNANVILTDSGGVQKEAYMLQVPCITIRDETEWEETVQSGWNHLAGSDTQQIVDTVKALQIPKEYPTLFGDGRTSQKIVEILMREFENK; encoded by the coding sequence ATGAAAATATTAACAATAGTAGGAGCTAGACCTCAATTTATAAAAACAGGTATGTTGTCTAAAACCTTAAAATTAAATTCAGAAATTGAAGAAGTTATCGTACACACCGGACAACATTATGATGATAATATGTCCACCATTTTTTTTAAGCAATTGAATCTCCAAAATCCCGATTATTATTTAGGAGTAGGATCTGGATCTCATGGAAAGCAAACAGCCAAAATGCTAGAGGAACTGGAGAATGTTATGGTTTCCGTCGATCCAGATATTGTACTAGTTTATGGAGATACAAATTCTACGCTTGCTGGGAGCCTAGCAGCGTCAAAGCTCCATATTCCAATAGCTCATGTTGAGTCTGGGCTGCGAAGCTTTAACAAAAAAATGCCTGAGGAGATTAATCGAATTATTACAGATCACCTATCTGATTGGTTGTTTTGTCCCTCAGATGCTGCAGTTAAAAATTTAAGGAAGGAGGGAATTGATAAAGGGGTATATCAAACGGGAGATATCATGTATGACGCTGTTTCTTATTTTAAACCTTATGCTGTGCAACAATCTTCTATCCTGCAGGACTTATCGCTTGTAGAAAATAGGTATTATTTGGCAACCATTCACCGGGCCGAAAATACAGATGATCCCCAACGTTTAAAATCGATTCTTGAAGCTCTGCAACAATTAGAAATGGAGGTAGTTATTCCGATACATCCCAGAACCAAAAGTAAAATAAAACAATTTAGACTAATGAATAGTATTTCGTATCCTCCAATTAAATTAGTAGAACCTTTAAACTATTTTGATATGTTAACGATTGCTTCCAATGCCAATGTGATCTTAACCGACTCTGGAGGTGTACAGAAGGAGGCTTATATGCTTCAGGTTCCTTGTATTACCATTAGGGATGAAACAGAGTGGGAAGAAACGGTGCAGTCTGGTTGGAATCACCTAGCAGGTTCTGACACGCAGCAAATAGTAGATACTGTAAAGGCACTACAAATCCCTAAGGAATATCCAACGCTTTTTGGAGATGGTAGAACCTCACAGAAAATAGTTGAAATCTTGATGAGGGAGTTTGAAAATAAATAG
- a CDS encoding glycosyltransferase family 4 protein has product MGKDGRTIVYYLSTTSNQLNECMSEDHVKERVEQLRILHIPEGGLPMINLCRALRSKGITATACHFYANRYNFESDVCLNLQETPKHLRDDEIRKYLNKAIKEYDIFHFHFGGTFFPDKSDLEILKRAGKKMVVHHRGSEARLLSAAKSHNRFVRVKPEWTEEKIRKNLSHLSKYIDHAIVLDYEIETYIKEYYEKTHVIPHIIDISKLQPNYPKEKTKPLIVHAPTKRNLKGTEFILEAVEQLQNDGVLFDFKLIEGLDHQKTMELLSEADIVIDQLRIGSAGYLSTEAMALGKPVICYIREDLVDKYPAGFPVVNANPDTILTVLEDLINNPNRWKDLGVKGRAYVKQHHNAAKVVNQYIDVYKNL; this is encoded by the coding sequence GTGGGAAAAGATGGAAGAACGATTGTTTACTATTTATCAACAACTTCAAACCAATTAAACGAATGCATGAGCGAGGATCATGTTAAAGAAAGGGTGGAACAGTTGCGCATATTGCATATTCCTGAAGGTGGATTACCAATGATTAATTTATGTCGTGCTCTACGTTCGAAGGGCATTACTGCAACTGCATGTCATTTTTATGCCAATCGTTACAATTTTGAATCCGACGTTTGTTTGAATTTACAAGAAACACCAAAACATTTACGGGATGATGAAATTAGAAAGTACTTGAATAAGGCAATAAAGGAATACGATATCTTTCACTTTCATTTCGGGGGAACTTTTTTTCCAGACAAAAGTGATTTAGAGATACTGAAAAGAGCTGGAAAGAAAATGGTTGTTCATCATCGTGGGTCTGAGGCACGTCTATTATCTGCTGCGAAAAGTCATAATCGTTTTGTCCGTGTTAAACCCGAATGGACGGAGGAAAAAATCAGAAAAAATTTATCCCATCTCTCTAAGTATATTGATCATGCTATTGTTCTGGATTATGAAATAGAAACTTATATTAAGGAGTATTATGAGAAAACTCATGTTATTCCCCACATCATCGATATTAGTAAACTCCAACCAAACTATCCCAAAGAAAAGACGAAGCCTCTCATTGTTCACGCCCCTACAAAACGTAATTTAAAAGGAACAGAATTTATTTTAGAAGCCGTTGAACAATTACAAAATGACGGAGTTTTGTTTGATTTTAAATTAATTGAAGGTTTGGATCATCAAAAGACGATGGAACTGTTATCAGAAGCTGATATTGTTATTGACCAGTTAAGAATTGGTTCAGCCGGTTATCTCAGTACAGAAGCAATGGCATTAGGGAAACCAGTTATATGCTATATAAGAGAGGATCTTGTAGATAAATATCCAGCGGGGTTTCCTGTTGTGAACGCAAACCCGGATACGATTCTTACTGTCTTAGAAGATTTAATTAATAACCCTAATCGATGGAAGGATCTAGGCGTTAAGGGAAGAGCCTATGTCAAACAGCATCATAATGCTGCAAAAGTAGTTAACCAGTATATTGACGTTTATAAAAATTTATAG
- a CDS encoding glycosyltransferase, protein MSKKICMVVAYHPFMDARIFKKEAKSLQKKGYSVTMIVPRKNGNLFDIDGSPFKKQFRNKVFTHEGIKFVTYNSESSKRQLNKVLSDESVWESQGFTNPLTQLAIKENADIYHTHEYLSLFAGVGIKRLMKKVKGKEVKLIYDSHELTPDPLHPRYSEEKRKLLKQKLLTMLKEVDYVITVSDSIKSWYLSHLPKLPVEVIYNSPPLAKDYLVKDYSSNGLIIGYEGNIDDKKGSKEKIFGISEICSKKIDFQFKIIGGSRYGDSVLTPEHLRSNINLIKWVDYHSIPKYLKDVDIGWIDLEDVEYSLNRTYSLPNKFFSYLNNGIPVVVNKCHEMEGFIRTHQCGYVVDKTNATSQDFADALLSLHDNKNKLKEMSKNGRKVMENLYSWEKMEERLFTIYQQLQTN, encoded by the coding sequence ATGTCGAAAAAGATTTGCATGGTTGTTGCTTATCATCCGTTTATGGATGCAAGAATTTTTAAGAAGGAAGCAAAAAGCTTACAAAAAAAGGGGTACTCCGTCACGATGATTGTTCCAAGAAAAAATGGAAATTTATTCGACATTGATGGTAGCCCTTTTAAGAAGCAGTTCAGAAATAAGGTTTTCACTCATGAGGGAATTAAATTTGTCACTTATAATTCCGAGAGTAGCAAACGACAGTTGAATAAAGTCTTAAGTGATGAATCTGTTTGGGAAAGTCAGGGATTTACTAATCCTTTAACACAACTTGCTATCAAGGAAAATGCAGATATATATCATACGCATGAATATCTTTCTCTTTTTGCTGGAGTTGGTATAAAACGATTAATGAAAAAAGTAAAAGGAAAGGAAGTAAAGTTAATATACGATAGCCATGAATTAACACCTGATCCACTACACCCTCGGTATTCCGAGGAAAAAAGAAAGCTATTGAAACAAAAACTTCTTACAATGCTTAAAGAAGTTGATTATGTCATTACGGTTTCAGATTCGATTAAATCATGGTATTTATCTCACTTACCAAAATTACCTGTGGAAGTGATCTATAACTCCCCTCCACTTGCTAAAGACTATCTAGTTAAAGATTATAGTTCGAATGGGTTAATTATTGGTTACGAAGGAAACATTGACGATAAAAAAGGAAGTAAAGAAAAAATATTTGGCATCTCTGAAATATGCTCAAAGAAGATAGACTTCCAATTCAAAATTATTGGAGGAAGTCGATATGGAGATTCGGTTTTAACACCAGAGCATCTTCGTAGTAATATAAATTTAATTAAATGGGTCGATTATCATTCCATTCCAAAGTATTTGAAGGATGTTGATATTGGCTGGATTGATTTAGAGGATGTAGAATACTCTCTTAATCGCACATATTCATTGCCAAATAAGTTTTTTAGTTATCTTAATAATGGTATACCAGTCGTAGTGAATAAATGCCATGAAATGGAAGGTTTCATACGTACACATCAATGTGGTTACGTTGTTGACAAAACGAATGCAACATCTCAAGATTTCGCAGATGCTTTACTTTCTCTTCATGATAATAAAAATAAATTAAAAGAAATGAGCAAAAATGGGCGTAAGGTAATGGAAAATTTATATTCGTGGGAAAAGATGGAAGAACGATTGTTTACTATTTATCAACAACTTCAAACCAATTAA
- a CDS encoding acyltransferase: MSKIPESTQLGKQIVIEDDVTIGENVVIGHNTIILKGTQIKDNVTIGCNCVLGVQPGNSQRMRKISKGNTQLVVQSGTQIGHLVSIYSGTLIGENVFIGDHASIRENVSVAEESVVGRAAIIELNTTIGRNCTIQTLAYVTGDTTLEENVFIGPCVSMSNDKYMGAQSYSLNGPHIKKGAKIGNNASLLPGVIVGMNSIVGAGAVVTKNVEDNITATGVPAKKINF; the protein is encoded by the coding sequence ATGTCTAAGATTCCTGAAAGTACACAACTAGGAAAGCAAATTGTTATTGAGGATGATGTAACCATCGGGGAAAATGTTGTTATAGGGCATAACACTATCATTTTAAAAGGTACCCAAATTAAAGATAATGTCACAATTGGTTGTAATTGTGTCCTTGGAGTCCAGCCAGGCAACAGCCAAAGGATGCGAAAAATTTCTAAAGGTAATACGCAGCTAGTTGTCCAATCTGGTACACAAATAGGGCATTTAGTCTCCATCTATTCTGGTACGCTGATTGGAGAAAATGTGTTTATCGGAGATCACGCAAGTATAAGGGAGAATGTTTCAGTTGCTGAAGAATCGGTAGTTGGAAGAGCAGCGATTATTGAATTGAATACGACGATAGGAAGAAATTGCACCATTCAAACGCTCGCATACGTAACAGGGGATACGACATTAGAGGAGAATGTATTTATCGGCCCTTGCGTTTCAATGTCAAATGATAAATACATGGGAGCCCAATCTTATTCCCTAAATGGGCCGCATATTAAAAAGGGGGCTAAAATTGGAAATAATGCCTCACTTCTGCCAGGTGTTATTGTCGGCATGAATAGTATAGTAGGTGCCGGAGCAGTTGTCACAAAAAATGTGGAAGATAACATAACAGCTACAGGGGTTCCGGCAAAGAAAATTAATTTTTGA
- a CDS encoding glycosyltransferase, whose amino-acid sequence MIHVLFLTEDTSRQLNKNFYYLEQELRNIVNLTIWRKPGHINYILKQLPTRPDFILLLNDIDHQMSPMIKGLAHTDIPTGLFVNDVHRFTNLRRNYIKKNKISHVFTVVRDKFLETYPEFENKMEWFPHFVNTELYKDYELKKSNNLLMMGAVNDYYPLRQKILSFYKGDDNFVYHNHPGYRDFSEKEESENFIGHAYAKEINRAKLFFTCPSVLHYPVIKYFEVLACRTLLLAPTFCELEDLGFIPGIHFVPIDESNFKKQAAYFLENEKERQQIVDQGYNFIRQRHSVKQRTEKLVKRIETIIHK is encoded by the coding sequence ATGATTCATGTATTGTTTTTAACGGAAGATACATCAAGGCAGTTAAATAAAAACTTTTATTATTTAGAGCAGGAACTTAGAAACATCGTAAACTTAACGATATGGAGAAAACCCGGTCATATTAACTATATTTTGAAGCAGCTCCCCACTCGACCAGACTTTATTTTGCTGTTAAATGATATCGATCACCAAATGTCCCCCATGATTAAAGGACTTGCCCATACCGATATCCCCACAGGCCTATTTGTGAATGATGTTCATCGTTTTACAAATCTCAGAAGAAACTACATAAAAAAAAATAAAATTTCTCATGTGTTCACGGTTGTACGAGACAAATTCTTAGAGACGTATCCGGAATTCGAAAATAAAATGGAATGGTTTCCTCATTTTGTTAATACAGAATTGTATAAGGACTATGAGTTAAAAAAGAGCAACAATTTATTAATGATGGGAGCCGTTAATGACTACTATCCATTGAGGCAAAAGATATTGAGTTTCTATAAAGGTGATGATAATTTCGTCTATCACAACCACCCTGGCTACCGGGACTTTAGTGAAAAAGAAGAAAGTGAAAATTTTATTGGTCACGCGTATGCTAAGGAAATCAACCGGGCCAAACTTTTCTTTACCTGCCCTTCCGTTCTACATTATCCTGTCATAAAATATTTTGAAGTCCTTGCTTGCAGAACACTCCTTTTAGCTCCAACCTTCTGCGAATTGGAAGACCTTGGTTTTATTCCAGGCATTCATTTTGTACCGATAGACGAATCCAATTTTAAAAAGCAGGCTGCTTACTTTCTAGAGAATGAAAAAGAACGACAACAAATTGTTGACCAAGGTTATAACTTTATCCGCCAAAGGCATTCCGTTAAACAACGGACAGAGAAGCTGGTTAAAAGAATAGAAACCATAATTCATAAGTAA
- a CDS encoding Gfo/Idh/MocA family protein, whose translation MKVGVIGVGNMGENHVRTYLSMQDQCQLVGLYDNDEKKSNQIAKKYNVKPFQSIDSLLQSVDAVSIAVPTEFHYDIGLSCIQHNVHMLMEKPITTTVVQAEDLIQKANEVDIKIQVGHIELFNPLIQFLTKIVENETIIGILFHRMSPPGERVKNVNVVNDLMIHDLYILNQLLPGNVVEFYALGNVVENIPKHAAAIIRYSEGVTAQLTASFKSMKKVRIIQILTEEAFLEADILNREIKITRSIIEDTSKVPVPITQTIQIDDSIQPLRIQLLDFINCITCDTEPFVSGEDGKKALIITNKITESIINHKI comes from the coding sequence ATGAAAGTCGGTGTAATCGGAGTAGGAAATATGGGAGAAAACCATGTGCGAACGTATTTATCCATGCAGGATCAGTGCCAGCTTGTAGGTCTATACGATAATGATGAAAAGAAAAGCAACCAGATTGCGAAAAAATATAACGTAAAACCGTTTCAGTCTATCGATAGTCTGCTTCAATCAGTTGATGCTGTCAGTATTGCTGTACCTACTGAATTTCATTATGATATCGGCTTATCCTGTATACAACACAACGTCCATATGTTGATGGAAAAACCGATTACTACTACAGTCGTGCAGGCTGAAGATCTGATCCAAAAGGCTAACGAAGTAGACATAAAAATTCAAGTAGGACATATTGAACTTTTTAATCCATTAATTCAATTTCTTACAAAAATAGTAGAAAATGAAACAATAATTGGGATTCTTTTTCACAGAATGAGTCCTCCTGGAGAAAGGGTTAAAAATGTTAATGTTGTAAATGATTTAATGATCCATGACCTTTATATTTTAAACCAACTCCTTCCTGGTAACGTAGTGGAATTTTACGCTCTAGGAAATGTGGTAGAAAATATACCAAAACATGCTGCTGCTATTATCAGGTATTCCGAAGGGGTGACAGCCCAGCTTACAGCCAGTTTTAAATCAATGAAAAAAGTCAGGATCATTCAAATTCTCACAGAGGAGGCTTTTCTTGAAGCGGATATTTTAAATAGGGAAATTAAAATAACGCGTTCGATTATAGAGGATACTAGTAAAGTTCCCGTACCTATAACCCAAACAATTCAGATCGACGATTCGATACAACCATTACGTATTCAGTTATTGGATTTCATAAATTGTATTACCTGTGACACAGAACCATTCGTTTCCGGTGAAGATGGGAAAAAGGCACTGATAATTACCAATAAGATTACCGAGTCCATCATCAATCATAAAATATAG
- a CDS encoding DUF2642 domain-containing protein, with product MANLTNAQRNNLLNLVNQLSQNMTNDTSGLSKNFSIDLPGFSADGGLNLDFGSREEETDVPDVPDVPGSPTTMRDVLLNLVNEQVEVTTPFGGVTGTLIAVRNDYIALVEATGAQTLVRMENIELVNEL from the coding sequence TTGGCAAATCTAACAAACGCCCAAAGGAATAATTTACTAAATTTGGTTAACCAATTATCCCAAAATATGACAAATGATACTAGTGGACTAAGTAAAAATTTTTCTATTGATTTACCAGGATTTAGCGCCGATGGAGGGTTAAATTTAGATTTTGGTTCAAGGGAAGAGGAAACAGACGTACCAGACGTACCAGACGTACCTGGTTCTCCCACAACTATGAGAGACGTTTTGTTAAATTTAGTAAATGAACAAGTAGAAGTTACGACCCCTTTTGGTGGCGTAACAGGCACATTGATTGCCGTAAGAAACGATTATATCGCATTGGTTGAAGCAACTGGAGCACAGACACTAGTCCGTATGGAAAACATTGAACTAGTCAATGAATTGTAA
- a CDS encoding spore coat protein has product MSNTTKWRALDHCDDVRNVQSDAAAIQDGGQSVSEQQISNEWIIIKDSEGVDVTSTDTQAAVSLQVGIQAAIEAIINISIGSGDESEGVTQDLRQIARTRQVNHQKTIIEQSQNVEISTVNTDVIVNIQLLIQVLVAIVVSLDIL; this is encoded by the coding sequence TTGAGTAATACTACAAAATGGCGTGCTTTAGACCACTGCGATGATGTTAGAAATGTACAAAGTGATGCGGCTGCCATTCAAGATGGAGGACAGTCCGTATCGGAGCAGCAAATATCAAATGAATGGATTATTATCAAGGATTCCGAGGGAGTCGATGTTACAAGTACGGATACACAAGCAGCTGTTTCCTTACAAGTTGGTATTCAAGCAGCTATCGAAGCTATCATTAATATTAGCATCGGTAGTGGTGATGAATCCGAGGGGGTCACTCAAGACCTTAGACAAATTGCCAGAACAAGACAAGTAAATCATCAAAAAACAATTATAGAACAATCACAGAATGTTGAGATCAGCACAGTGAATACGGACGTAATCGTTAATATCCAATTATTAATCCAGGTTCTCGTTGCAATTGTTGTTAGCCTAGACATTCTTTAA
- a CDS encoding spore coat protein: protein MASYKPSKTNYPNRYLTLYYEGQKECCHDFKVRDCNKCSTDCETCKKQHHHDHDHASPSSRPLNQYETFTSNQDATVVQEADQYSFMEQESAEMIWVKESCNIKVDTTDTQVGVSLQAGLQLAITLVINLTVADSNQGEAVSQELVEYFNAEQVNKQKIFIYNSKDINISTTDTDLAVNVQALLQLLIALVVMIDVL from the coding sequence ATGGCGTCATATAAACCATCCAAAACTAATTATCCCAATAGATACCTTACCCTTTACTATGAAGGACAGAAGGAATGTTGTCATGATTTTAAAGTAAGAGACTGCAATAAATGCAGTACAGACTGCGAAACGTGCAAGAAACAGCACCATCATGATCACGATCATGCCAGTCCGTCTAGTAGACCATTGAATCAATATGAAACATTTACTAGTAACCAAGACGCAACAGTTGTTCAAGAAGCAGATCAATATTCTTTTATGGAGCAAGAGTCCGCTGAAATGATTTGGGTAAAAGAATCTTGCAACATCAAAGTCGATACAACAGACACACAAGTTGGAGTCTCCCTTCAAGCAGGTTTACAGTTGGCTATCACGTTAGTTATTAATCTTACAGTTGCTGATTCTAACCAGGGGGAAGCTGTATCACAAGAGCTCGTAGAGTATTTTAATGCGGAACAAGTAAATAAGCAGAAAATTTTCATCTATAACTCCAAAGATATTAATATATCGACGACAGACACCGACTTAGCAGTCAATGTTCAAGCTCTTCTGCAATTACTAATCGCATTGGTAGTTATGATTGATGTTTTATAA
- a CDS encoding spore coat protein — protein MDDSSKQKAVPEKVVQLMVDDIFRKNGVKPEQVKKNISDEQKQMLKEMVDDLKTQVEQFSEKQKNTNQSSE, from the coding sequence ATGGACGATTCATCTAAACAGAAGGCAGTCCCAGAAAAGGTAGTGCAACTAATGGTTGATGATATATTTAGAAAGAATGGTGTTAAACCTGAACAAGTTAAAAAAAATATCTCAGATGAACAGAAACAAATGCTTAAAGAGATGGTCGACGATTTAAAAACACAGGTTGAACAATTCAGTGAAAAACAGAAAAATACGAATCAATCAAGTGAATAA